In Paraburkholderia phenazinium, the following are encoded in one genomic region:
- the purU gene encoding formyltetrahydrofolate deformylase — MSTDHSFILKLSCADRPGIVHAVSGFLFERGSNILDSAQFGDSHTGEFFMRVHFQQVGGDPGLEALRSAFGTLADGFGMRWELHDATVKPRVVIMVSKIGHCLNDLLFRYRTGQLGIEIPAIISNHKEFYQLAASYDIPFHHFPLMASTPEGKAAQEARVLEVIDEHKADLVVLARYMQILSPQLCERLAGRAINIHHSFLPSFKGAKPYYQAFDRGVKLIGATAHYVTTDLDEGPIIEQEVERVDHSMTPDQLTAIGRDVECVTLARAVKWHVEHRVVLNGSKTVVFR, encoded by the coding sequence ATGTCGACCGATCACAGCTTTATTCTCAAACTGTCGTGCGCCGACCGGCCCGGCATCGTCCACGCGGTATCGGGCTTCCTGTTCGAGCGCGGCAGCAACATTCTCGACTCCGCGCAGTTCGGCGACAGCCATACCGGCGAGTTCTTCATGCGCGTGCATTTCCAGCAGGTGGGCGGCGATCCGGGGCTGGAAGCGCTGCGCAGCGCGTTCGGCACGCTCGCGGACGGCTTCGGCATGCGCTGGGAGTTGCACGACGCGACGGTGAAGCCGCGCGTGGTGATCATGGTCTCGAAGATCGGCCATTGCCTGAACGATCTGCTGTTCCGCTACCGCACCGGCCAGCTGGGCATCGAGATTCCGGCGATCATCTCGAACCACAAGGAGTTCTATCAACTTGCGGCGAGCTACGACATTCCGTTCCACCACTTCCCGCTGATGGCGTCGACGCCCGAGGGCAAGGCGGCGCAGGAAGCGCGTGTGCTCGAAGTGATCGACGAGCACAAGGCCGATCTGGTGGTGCTTGCGCGTTATATGCAGATCCTGTCGCCGCAGTTGTGCGAACGCCTCGCTGGCCGTGCGATCAATATTCACCACTCGTTCCTGCCGAGCTTCAAGGGTGCGAAGCCGTACTATCAGGCGTTCGATCGCGGCGTGAAGCTGATTGGCGCCACCGCCCACTACGTGACGACCGATCTGGACGAAGGTCCGATCATCGAGCAGGAAGTGGAGCGGGTCGACCACAGCATGACGCCGGATCAACTCACGGCGATCGGCCGCGACGTCGAATGCGTGACGCTGGCGCGGGCGGTGAAGTGGCATGTCGAACATCGCGTCGTGCTGAACGGCAGCAAGACGGTCGTGTTCCGCTGA
- a CDS encoding NUDIX hydrolase encodes MTLPSIIKARRFDAHAHRPFWIDAQQVGWIRSTDVPLLARWPDVFEIDATRVVLLPRLNTVDMRSAALGAVIGALAAEGRIPGWRDETYAIRNAFDAPPLAYIERAASRFFGTMTYAVHLNGVVEYAEGAPQLWIARRSDTKATDPGMLDNVVAGGIGWGFGIEATIVKECWEEAGIPEEIAARATPGRTVHVLQSLPEGTQAEQIFVYDLALPADFAPRNQDGEVGEHRLARIDEVARWIEEDALTVDASLATLDCLLRRRWIDAEDCVGIDALFVPPAVA; translated from the coding sequence ATGACCTTGCCCTCTATCATCAAAGCGCGCCGCTTCGATGCGCACGCGCATCGGCCGTTCTGGATCGACGCCCAGCAGGTGGGCTGGATTCGCTCGACGGACGTGCCCCTGCTGGCCCGCTGGCCCGACGTCTTCGAGATCGACGCCACGCGCGTGGTGTTATTGCCGCGCTTGAACACCGTGGATATGCGTAGCGCGGCGCTTGGGGCCGTGATCGGTGCGCTGGCCGCCGAAGGGCGCATTCCCGGCTGGCGCGACGAGACCTACGCGATCCGCAATGCGTTCGATGCACCGCCGCTCGCGTATATCGAACGCGCCGCCTCGCGCTTCTTCGGCACCATGACCTACGCGGTGCATCTGAACGGCGTCGTAGAATACGCGGAGGGCGCGCCGCAATTGTGGATCGCGCGCCGCAGCGACACCAAGGCCACGGACCCCGGCATGCTGGATAACGTGGTCGCGGGCGGGATAGGCTGGGGCTTCGGGATCGAGGCGACAATCGTCAAGGAGTGCTGGGAAGAAGCCGGCATCCCGGAAGAGATCGCTGCGCGCGCCACGCCGGGGCGCACGGTGCATGTGCTGCAGTCCTTGCCGGAAGGCACCCAGGCCGAGCAGATTTTCGTCTACGACCTCGCGCTGCCGGCGGATTTCGCGCCGCGCAATCAGGACGGCGAAGTGGGCGAGCACCGCCTGGCACGCATCGACGAAGTGGCCCGCTGGATCGAGGAAGACGCGCTGACCGTCGACGCCAGCCTCGCCACGCTCGACTGCCTGTTGCGCCGGCGCTGGATCGATGCAGAGGACTGCGTGGGGATCGACGCGTTGTTCGTGCCGCCGGCCGTCGCATAA
- a CDS encoding LysE family translocator — MPNFLLFLATSMAITLAPGPDNLQVLARGISQGRAAGLVAALGFAAGITFHTTLATLGVAALLRSSPLAFQAIKYAGAAYLIWIGIKALRSQGLATAHERPAQPLWSVFRQSVFGNMLNPKVTLFFLVFLPQFIEPHGVQSVPLQMLELGLVFMLQTVLVFSLFGVCAGMIGGWLKRRPRVGVWLDRLAGATFIAIGIRVALRD, encoded by the coding sequence ATGCCCAATTTCCTGCTGTTTCTCGCCACCTCGATGGCGATCACGCTGGCTCCCGGCCCGGACAACCTTCAGGTGCTGGCGCGCGGCATTTCGCAGGGCCGTGCCGCCGGACTCGTCGCGGCACTCGGTTTCGCCGCCGGCATCACGTTCCACACGACGCTCGCGACGCTGGGCGTGGCCGCGTTGCTGCGCTCGTCGCCGCTGGCTTTCCAGGCCATCAAGTACGCCGGCGCCGCTTACCTGATCTGGATCGGCATCAAGGCGCTGCGCAGCCAGGGGCTCGCCACGGCCCATGAGCGGCCGGCTCAGCCGCTGTGGTCGGTGTTCCGTCAAAGCGTGTTCGGCAATATGCTGAACCCGAAGGTGACGCTGTTCTTCCTCGTGTTCCTGCCGCAGTTCATCGAGCCGCATGGCGTGCAGAGCGTGCCGCTGCAGATGCTCGAACTGGGCCTCGTGTTCATGCTGCAGACGGTGCTGGTGTTTTCGCTGTTCGGCGTGTGCGCGGGGATGATCGGCGGCTGGCTGAAGCGCCGTCCGCGTGTCGGCGTGTGGCTCGATCGCCTTGCGGGCGCAACCTTTATCGCGATCGGCATTCGCGTGGCGCTGCGCGATTGA
- a CDS encoding adenine phosphoribosyltransferase: MSNALASAPLDAAAFVKSQIRTVPDWPQAGVQFRDITPLLQHPKTFRVLIDLFVQRYIDAKLDYIAGLDARGFIIGPVLAYELNVGFIPIRKQGKLPYRTESQSYELEYGTATVEIHADACGAGDRVLIVDDLIATGGTMMAGKQLLERLGAVVIEGAAIIDLPELGGSALLRSAGLPLFTVTEFSGH; the protein is encoded by the coding sequence ATGTCCAACGCGCTTGCGAGCGCACCGCTCGACGCGGCTGCGTTCGTCAAAAGCCAGATTCGCACCGTGCCCGACTGGCCGCAGGCCGGCGTGCAGTTTCGCGATATCACGCCGCTGCTGCAGCATCCGAAGACGTTTCGGGTGCTGATCGACCTGTTCGTGCAGCGCTATATCGACGCGAAGCTCGACTACATCGCGGGGCTCGACGCGCGTGGTTTCATCATCGGGCCGGTGCTGGCGTACGAACTGAACGTGGGCTTCATTCCGATCCGCAAGCAGGGCAAGCTGCCCTACCGGACGGAGTCGCAGTCGTACGAGCTCGAATACGGCACGGCGACCGTCGAGATTCACGCCGACGCGTGTGGAGCGGGCGACCGCGTGCTGATCGTCGACGATCTGATCGCAACCGGCGGCACCATGATGGCCGGCAAGCAACTGCTCGAGCGGCTGGGCGCGGTGGTGATCGAAGGCGCGGCTATCATCGACCTGCCGGAGCTGGGCGGCTCGGCGCTGTTGCGCTCGGCGGGGTTGCCGCTCTTCACCGTCACCGAGTTTAGCGGCCACTAA
- a CDS encoding monovalent cation:proton antiporter family protein, which produces MISPLEMTLFLLLASVAGVVVFRFLNLPPMLGYLTVGIIVGPHAFGIVPDSIGAQNLAEFGVVFLMFSIGLEFSLAKLRSMRRLVFGLGLLQVIGTVAVAVALGFVLERWVHITWQGSIALGGALAMSSTAIVSKMLAERLEIETEHGRNIFGVLLFQDLAVVPLLIVISALGGDSRTLMTALGLAAVKIVVALALLLIVGQKFMTRWFNVVARRRSQELFILNLLLVTLGAAFITDKFGLSLALGAFIAGMLIAETPYRHQVEEDIKPFRDVLLGLFFVTTGMLLNPMVIWTHPLIVLAFLLGPMLLKLIMITALSRLFGASPGVAMRTGIGLAQAGEFGFVLLNLILDKHLVDATLLQAILAAMLLSMLAAPFMIQNADRIVLRLSSTEWMMQSLQMTRIATQSLKQSGHTIICGYGRAGQNLARMLEHEGLSYVALDLDPDRVAAAAAAGESVVFGDAGRRESLLAAGIHRAAAVAITYANTPSALRVLHNIHELEPTLPVIVRTVDDADLEKLLAAGATEVIPEIVEGSLMLASHTLVLMGVPMRRVVRRVEEMRDERYSLLRGYFHGADDVGDDDSHEQVRLQSVPVDENADAVGRTLAEVGLFGLGVEVTAIRRHGIRGVEPDPSTKLRASDIVVLRGLPEALAAAEERLSKHRRAGAPAV; this is translated from the coding sequence ATGATTTCCCCGCTCGAAATGACGCTGTTCCTGCTGCTGGCATCGGTGGCGGGCGTCGTCGTTTTCCGTTTCCTGAACCTGCCGCCGATGCTCGGCTACCTGACGGTGGGGATCATCGTCGGGCCGCACGCGTTCGGTATCGTTCCGGATTCGATCGGCGCGCAGAACCTTGCCGAGTTCGGGGTGGTGTTCCTGATGTTCTCGATCGGGCTGGAGTTTTCGCTCGCCAAGCTGCGCTCGATGCGCCGGCTGGTGTTCGGCCTCGGCCTGCTGCAGGTGATCGGCACGGTGGCGGTAGCAGTGGCGCTCGGCTTCGTGCTGGAGCGCTGGGTGCATATCACGTGGCAGGGCAGCATCGCGCTGGGCGGGGCGCTTGCTATGTCGTCGACGGCTATTGTCAGCAAGATGCTGGCGGAGCGGCTCGAGATCGAGACGGAGCACGGCCGCAATATCTTCGGCGTGCTGCTGTTCCAGGATCTGGCGGTGGTGCCGCTGCTGATTGTCATCTCGGCGCTCGGTGGCGATTCCCGCACCCTGATGACGGCGCTCGGGCTCGCGGCAGTGAAGATTGTGGTCGCATTGGCCCTGCTGCTGATCGTCGGGCAGAAGTTCATGACCCGCTGGTTCAATGTGGTGGCGCGGCGCCGCTCGCAGGAGCTGTTCATCCTGAACCTGCTGCTCGTCACGCTCGGGGCGGCGTTCATCACGGATAAATTCGGTTTGTCGCTTGCGCTGGGCGCGTTCATCGCCGGCATGCTGATCGCCGAGACGCCTTACCGGCATCAGGTTGAAGAAGACATCAAGCCGTTTCGCGACGTGCTGCTGGGCCTCTTCTTCGTCACCACCGGCATGCTGCTCAACCCTATGGTGATCTGGACGCATCCGCTGATCGTGCTGGCTTTCCTGCTCGGCCCGATGCTGCTGAAGCTGATCATGATCACCGCGCTGTCGCGCCTGTTCGGCGCGTCGCCGGGCGTGGCGATGCGTACCGGCATCGGCCTCGCGCAGGCTGGCGAATTCGGCTTCGTGCTCCTGAACCTGATCCTCGACAAGCATCTGGTCGACGCCACGCTCCTGCAGGCGATTCTCGCCGCGATGCTGCTGTCCATGCTGGCCGCGCCCTTCATGATCCAGAACGCGGACCGCATTGTGCTGCGCCTGTCGTCGACTGAATGGATGATGCAGTCCCTGCAGATGACGCGCATCGCCACGCAAAGCCTGAAGCAAAGCGGCCATACGATCATCTGCGGCTACGGGCGGGCGGGACAGAACCTTGCGCGCATGCTCGAGCACGAGGGTCTTTCATACGTGGCGCTCGACCTCGACCCCGACCGCGTGGCGGCGGCCGCGGCGGCCGGCGAATCCGTGGTGTTCGGCGACGCCGGGCGGCGCGAGTCCTTGCTCGCGGCCGGTATCCACCGCGCGGCGGCGGTCGCGATCACCTACGCCAATACGCCGTCGGCGCTGCGCGTGCTGCACAACATCCACGAACTGGAGCCGACGCTGCCGGTCATCGTGCGTACCGTCGACGACGCCGACCTCGAAAAGCTGCTCGCGGCCGGCGCGACCGAGGTGATTCCGGAGATCGTCGAGGGCAGCCTGATGCTCGCTTCGCACACGCTGGTGCTGATGGGCGTGCCAATGCGGCGCGTGGTGCGGCGGGTCGAGGAGATGCGCGACGAGCGCTATAGTCTGCTGCGCGGCTATTTTCACGGCGCCGACGACGTGGGCGACGACGACAGTCACGAGCAGGTGCGACTACAATCGGTGCCGGTCGACGAGAACGCGGACGCGGTGGGCCGTACGCTGGCCGAGGTCGGTTTGTTCGGACTGGGCGTCGAGGTGACGGCGATCCGCCGTCATGGCATTCGCGGCGTGGAGCCGGACCCGTCGACCAAACTGCGCGCCAGCGACATCGTCGTGCTGCGCGGCTTGCCCGAAGCGCTCGCCGCAGCCGAAGAGCGGCTGTCGAAGCATCGCCGGGCGGGCGCACCGGCCGTTTGA
- the kdsD gene encoding arabinose 5-phosphate isomerase KdsD, translating to MIAKINGDRALALARNVLDIEADAVRALRDQLDDGFVEAIDFILGCRGRVVVSGIGKSGHVARKLAATFASTGTPAFFVHPAEASHGDLGMVTSDDVFVAMSNSGESEELMAILPIIKRLGSKLIAITGKPGSSLAQLSDVHLNAGVAKEACPMNLAPTASTTAALALGDALAVAVLDARGFGPDDFARSHPGGALGRRLLTYVRDVMRTGDQVPKVMPESTVRDALFQLTAKRMGMTAIVDENQRVKGIFTDGDLRRVLERSGDFRDLPIASVMTPGPRTIGPDQLAVEAVELMERHRINQMLVVDDAGKLIGALNMHDLFSKKVI from the coding sequence ATGATAGCGAAAATCAATGGCGACCGGGCACTCGCGCTCGCTCGCAACGTGCTCGACATCGAAGCGGACGCCGTGCGCGCGCTTCGCGATCAACTCGACGACGGTTTCGTCGAGGCGATCGATTTCATCCTGGGCTGCCGTGGACGCGTCGTCGTTTCCGGCATCGGCAAATCCGGCCACGTGGCCCGCAAGCTGGCGGCAACCTTCGCCAGCACCGGCACGCCCGCGTTTTTCGTGCATCCGGCGGAGGCCAGCCATGGCGACCTCGGCATGGTCACCTCGGATGACGTGTTCGTGGCCATGTCGAACTCCGGCGAATCCGAAGAGCTGATGGCGATTCTGCCTATCATCAAGCGGCTCGGTTCAAAGCTGATCGCGATCACCGGCAAGCCGGGCTCGAGTCTCGCGCAACTGTCCGACGTGCATCTGAACGCCGGCGTCGCAAAAGAAGCCTGCCCGATGAATCTTGCCCCCACCGCCAGCACCACCGCCGCGCTCGCGCTTGGCGACGCACTTGCGGTTGCCGTGCTGGACGCGCGCGGCTTCGGCCCGGACGACTTCGCCCGCTCGCATCCGGGCGGCGCGCTCGGCCGCCGCCTGCTCACCTATGTGCGCGACGTGATGCGCACCGGCGACCAGGTGCCGAAGGTGATGCCGGAGTCCACCGTGCGCGACGCCCTGTTCCAGTTGACCGCCAAGCGCATGGGCATGACGGCGATCGTCGACGAAAACCAGCGCGTCAAAGGCATCTTCACCGACGGCGACCTGCGCCGCGTGCTCGAGCGCAGCGGCGACTTCCGCGACCTGCCGATCGCCTCCGTAATGACGCCGGGCCCGCGTACCATTGGACCGGATCAACTGGCGGTCGAAGCGGTGGAACTGATGGAACGCCACCGGATCAACCAGATGCTGGTTGTCGACGACGCGGGCAAGCTGATCGGCGCGCTCAACATGCACGACCTGTTCTCCAAGAAGGTGATCTGA
- a CDS encoding KdsC family phosphatase, with amino-acid sequence MATASLTATERARRVKLMIFDVDGVLTDGGLMFTAEGDTMKSFNSMDGHGAKLLREAGIDTAIITGRKSGIVAVRAKELKITHLYQGIENKPAAFAELLKETGRTAEECGYMGDDWVDLGVMLKVGFAAAPANSHPEVIARAHWVSEARGGHGAVREVCDTLLRAQNKYDALLAAACAGGQQQGLVG; translated from the coding sequence ATGGCTACCGCGTCCCTTACCGCTACCGAGCGCGCGCGCCGCGTCAAGCTGATGATTTTCGACGTCGACGGCGTGCTGACCGACGGCGGCCTGATGTTCACCGCCGAGGGCGACACGATGAAGTCGTTCAACTCGATGGACGGCCACGGCGCGAAGCTGCTACGCGAAGCCGGCATCGACACGGCCATCATCACCGGGCGCAAGTCGGGCATCGTCGCGGTGCGGGCCAAGGAACTGAAGATCACCCATCTGTATCAGGGCATCGAAAACAAGCCTGCGGCCTTCGCCGAGCTGCTCAAGGAAACCGGCCGCACCGCCGAGGAATGCGGCTACATGGGCGACGACTGGGTCGATCTCGGCGTGATGCTGAAGGTCGGCTTCGCCGCCGCGCCCGCCAATTCGCATCCTGAAGTGATCGCGCGGGCCCACTGGGTCAGCGAAGCGCGCGGCGGCCACGGTGCCGTGCGCGAAGTATGCGACACCTTGCTGCGCGCGCAGAACAAGTACGACGCGCTGCTCGCGGCAGCCTGCGCCGGCGGGCAACAGCAGGGCCTTGTCGGATGA
- the lptC gene encoding LPS export ABC transporter periplasmic protein LptC has product MNQFRFTSLIPLVAMAVLAGITWWLLQATAPPPHEGEIKPKEHTPDYFADNFSVSELDQSGATQYRLTATHLVHYEDDELSDLVKPAIRAFQPGKPIVTATGDTGTVNGDASIVDLYQNARILRAAGDGDPAMQADSYHFRVLVNDDVIETEKPVKLQRGLSVMTASGMNYNNVTRVMQLFGNVRGAIAASDASGGSLKQPG; this is encoded by the coding sequence ATGAACCAGTTCCGCTTCACTTCGCTGATTCCGCTGGTTGCCATGGCGGTGCTCGCCGGGATCACCTGGTGGCTGCTGCAGGCCACCGCGCCGCCGCCGCACGAAGGCGAGATCAAGCCGAAGGAACACACGCCCGACTACTTCGCCGACAACTTCTCGGTGTCGGAGCTGGATCAATCGGGCGCCACGCAGTACCGGCTGACGGCCACCCACCTCGTCCATTACGAAGACGACGAGTTGAGCGATCTCGTCAAGCCGGCCATCCGCGCCTTCCAGCCGGGCAAGCCCATCGTGACGGCGACCGGCGACACCGGCACCGTCAACGGCGATGCCTCGATCGTCGATCTGTACCAGAACGCCCGCATCCTGCGCGCTGCCGGCGACGGCGACCCGGCGATGCAGGCCGATTCCTACCATTTTCGGGTCCTGGTCAACGACGATGTGATTGAGACCGAAAAGCCGGTTAAACTTCAGCGCGGCCTGTCTGTCATGACGGCCAGCGGCATGAACTACAACAACGTCACCCGGGTAATGCAGCTGTTCGGCAACGTCCGTGGCGCGATCGCCGCGTCCGACGCCTCCGGCGGCTCCCTGAAGCAACCCGGGTAA
- the lptA gene encoding lipopolysaccharide transport periplasmic protein LptA, with product MNESFPRFDTGRARTLSACRAGLAALLVALPLAGFAPLAHAERADKDKPLNIEADNMTYDDLKQVNIFTGHVVATKGTIVIKADRVEVTQDPQGYQYATGTSSGGNLSYFRQKREGLNEYVEGTAIRIDYDGKQDLTTLTTNATVNRLQGLSTVMDTVHGSVITYDGQSDFYTAKAGPDVAGPGNPSGRVRAMLSPRNGGAAPLSGASATLAPSTTLQGAPAQ from the coding sequence ATGAACGAATCGTTCCCCCGTTTTGACACCGGCCGCGCGCGCACCTTGTCCGCGTGCCGCGCTGGACTTGCTGCGCTGCTGGTCGCGTTGCCGCTCGCAGGCTTTGCGCCGCTGGCGCACGCCGAGCGCGCCGACAAGGACAAGCCGCTCAATATTGAAGCGGACAACATGACCTATGACGACCTGAAGCAGGTCAACATCTTCACCGGACACGTCGTGGCCACCAAAGGCACGATCGTCATCAAGGCGGATCGCGTCGAGGTGACGCAGGATCCGCAGGGCTATCAGTACGCCACCGGCACCTCGAGCGGCGGCAATCTGTCGTACTTCCGCCAGAAGCGCGAGGGGCTGAACGAGTATGTGGAAGGCACCGCCATCCGCATCGACTACGACGGCAAGCAGGACCTCACCACCCTGACGACCAACGCCACCGTGAACCGCCTGCAGGGCCTCTCGACGGTGATGGATACGGTCCACGGCAGCGTCATCACCTATGACGGCCAGAGCGACTTCTATACCGCGAAGGCGGGTCCGGACGTCGCCGGCCCGGGCAATCCGAGCGGCCGCGTGCGCGCCATGCTGTCGCCGCGTAACGGCGGCGCCGCACCGCTGTCCGGCGCCTCGGCCACGCTCGCGCCGTCCACCACGCTTCAGGGAGCCCCGGCCCAGTGA
- the lptB gene encoding LPS export ABC transporter ATP-binding protein, protein MNSPSLPHRKPAGTSSSLVVRNLKKRYGSRTVVKDVSLDVKSGEVVGLLGPNGAGKTTSFYMIVGLVPLDAGEIDLDGKSISLLPIHKRASLGLSYLPQEASVFRKLTVEENIRAVLELQLDESGKRLNKDTITTRTEALLDELQIAHLRGNPALSLSGGERRRVEIARALATNPSFILLDEPFAGVDPIAVLEIQKIVKFLKQRNIGVLITDHNVRETLGICDHAYIISDGSVLAAGAPGDIIENENVRRVYLGEHFRM, encoded by the coding sequence GTGAATTCGCCTTCCCTCCCCCATCGCAAGCCGGCTGGGACCAGCAGTTCGCTGGTGGTTCGCAATCTGAAGAAGCGCTATGGTTCGCGCACCGTCGTGAAAGACGTGTCGCTCGACGTCAAGAGCGGCGAGGTGGTCGGCCTGCTCGGCCCGAACGGCGCAGGCAAGACCACCTCGTTCTACATGATCGTGGGCCTCGTGCCGCTCGACGCGGGCGAGATCGACCTGGACGGCAAGTCCATCAGCCTGCTGCCCATTCACAAGCGCGCTTCGCTCGGCCTGTCGTATCTGCCGCAGGAAGCCTCGGTGTTCCGTAAGCTCACGGTCGAAGAGAACATTCGCGCGGTGCTGGAGTTGCAGCTCGACGAGAGCGGCAAGCGGCTCAACAAGGACACCATCACCACCCGCACGGAAGCGCTGCTCGACGAACTGCAGATCGCGCATCTGCGCGGCAATCCGGCGCTCTCGCTGTCGGGCGGCGAACGCCGGCGTGTGGAAATCGCGCGGGCGCTGGCGACCAATCCGAGCTTCATTCTGCTCGACGAACCGTTCGCCGGCGTCGATCCGATCGCGGTTCTGGAAATCCAGAAGATCGTCAAGTTCCTGAAGCAGCGCAACATCGGCGTGCTGATTACGGACCACAACGTGCGCGAAACGCTCGGCATCTGCGACCATGCGTACATCATCAGCGATGGCAGCGTGCTGGCCGCCGGCGCGCCTGGCGACATCATTGAAAACGAAAACGTGCGGCGCGTCTATCTGGGCGAGCACTTCCGCATGTAA
- a CDS encoding RNA polymerase factor sigma-54, translated as MKASLQLRLSQHLALTPQLQQSIRLLQLSTLELQQEVAMAISQNPLLENEDDWIASPLRVAADGSLIAQAPSNAAPEQMGSSSSSSSTSTSERAENGEPQGVDEYNGLSSDSNGDSTQWNLDDYGRSGTASDDDDLPPLQIHESSTSLRDHLMAQLRVTQASQRDRALITFLIESLDDDGYLTATLDEVQADLPEELDVDLDELNAALALLHSFDPPGVGARSASECLKLQLLRLDASATRTLALEIVAHHLELLAARDFTRLRKHLKAGDDDLRDAHVLIRSLEPFPGAAYGKAEADYVVPDIMVRKTGQGWQAELNPEVVPKLRINHLYANILRNNRGDPGSGSLRQQLQEARWLIKNIQQRFETILRVAQAIVERQKSFFVHGEIAMRPLVLREIADTLGLHESTVSRVTTGKYMLTPFGTLEFKYFFGSHVSTDTGGAASSTAIRALIKQLIGAENTKSPLSDSRIAELLAEQGFVVARRTVAKYREALKIPAVNLRKSL; from the coding sequence ATGAAAGCCAGCCTCCAACTCCGCCTGTCGCAGCATCTTGCGCTGACCCCTCAACTGCAACAGTCCATCCGGCTGCTGCAGCTGTCCACGCTCGAACTGCAGCAGGAAGTCGCGATGGCGATCTCCCAGAATCCGTTGCTCGAAAACGAGGACGACTGGATCGCCAGCCCGCTGCGAGTCGCCGCGGACGGTTCGCTGATTGCCCAAGCGCCGAGCAACGCCGCGCCCGAGCAGATGGGCAGCAGTAGTTCTTCGTCGTCCACCAGCACCAGCGAGCGCGCCGAAAACGGCGAGCCGCAGGGCGTCGACGAGTACAACGGCCTCTCCTCGGACAGCAACGGCGACTCCACCCAGTGGAATCTGGACGACTACGGCCGCTCCGGCACCGCCTCGGACGACGACGACCTGCCGCCGCTGCAGATCCACGAATCCAGCACCTCGCTGCGCGACCACCTGATGGCGCAACTGCGCGTCACCCAGGCGAGCCAGCGCGACCGCGCGTTGATCACCTTTCTGATCGAATCGCTCGACGACGACGGCTATCTGACCGCGACCCTCGATGAAGTGCAGGCCGACCTGCCCGAAGAGCTCGACGTCGACCTCGACGAGCTGAACGCGGCGCTCGCGCTGCTGCACAGCTTCGACCCACCCGGCGTCGGCGCACGTTCGGCGTCCGAGTGCCTGAAGCTGCAATTGCTGCGACTCGATGCCTCGGCGACCCGCACGCTCGCGCTCGAGATCGTTGCGCACCATCTGGAACTGCTCGCCGCGCGCGACTTCACGCGCCTGCGCAAGCACCTGAAAGCCGGCGACGACGACCTGCGCGACGCGCACGTGCTGATCCGCTCGCTCGAACCGTTCCCCGGCGCGGCTTACGGCAAGGCCGAAGCCGACTACGTGGTGCCCGACATCATGGTGCGCAAGACGGGCCAGGGCTGGCAGGCCGAGCTGAATCCCGAGGTGGTGCCGAAGCTGCGCATCAACCATCTGTACGCGAACATCCTGCGCAACAACCGGGGCGATCCGGGCAGCGGTTCGCTGCGCCAGCAGCTCCAGGAAGCGCGCTGGCTGATCAAGAATATCCAGCAACGTTTCGAGACGATCCTGCGAGTCGCCCAGGCTATTGTCGAGCGTCAGAAGAGCTTTTTTGTCCATGGCGAAATTGCCATGCGGCCCTTGGTTTTGCGGGAAATTGCTGATACGCTGGGCCTACACGAGTCAACTGTCAGCCGTGTGACAACCGGTAAATACATGCTGACCCCATTCGGGACGCTTGAATTTAAGTACTTCTTCGGATCACACGTTTCAACTGACACGGGCGGGGCAGCCTCTTCCACGGCTATCCGCGCGCTCATCAAGCAACTGATAGGAGCGGAAAACACCAAATCTCCTCTTTCAGACAGCCGCATCGCCGAATTGCTGGCGGAGCAAGGATTCGTGGTCGCACGGCGTACTGTGGCCAAGTACCGCGAAGCCCTCAAGATCCCAGCAGTTAACCTGCGCAAGTCTCTTTAG
- the hpf gene encoding ribosome hibernation-promoting factor, HPF/YfiA family, with the protein MNLQISGHHLEVTPALREYVITKLDRVLRHFDQVIDGSVVLSVDNHKEKEKRQKVEINLHLKGKDIFVESCDGDLYAAIDLMIDKLDRQVIRHKDRLQGHQHEAIKYQPLAPQVDVPPQ; encoded by the coding sequence ATGAATCTGCAGATCAGTGGACACCATCTCGAAGTAACGCCAGCGTTGCGAGAATACGTGATCACCAAACTGGATAGGGTGCTAAGACATTTCGATCAGGTGATCGATGGCAGTGTGGTCCTCTCGGTCGACAACCACAAGGAAAAGGAAAAGAGGCAGAAGGTTGAAATCAACCTGCATCTGAAGGGCAAGGACATCTTTGTCGAGAGCTGTGACGGCGACCTGTACGCCGCGATTGATCTGATGATCGACAAGCTCGACCGGCAAGTCATACGTCACAAGGATCGCCTGCAGGGTCATCAGCACGAAGCGATCAAGTATCAACCGCTGGCGCCGCAAGTGGACGTGCCGCCGCAATAA